One stretch of Halapricum desulfuricans DNA includes these proteins:
- a CDS encoding MFS transporter: MNPIRSIRRSVGALRGEGRGRVLVAIASGWGLLVGTRMTYPVLLPYFRETYGFSLSVAGLLVTILWLGSAIGQLPGGILADRYSERRVLTAGLGVVAVALTGVVLAPGPVVVFLATGLVGIGLSLYPIARITVLSSIYADSVGSALGVTMATGDVGQTVLPPAIGVVAAAIAWQLGLGLLVPIFLVLAAVVWVVVPNGGTGSEREALSAELARDVFGVLRTRTMGLVTVVLFFYILVWQSFTGFYPTYLVEMKGLSESVASAVFALFFGFGVVVKPIAGTAYDRFGMRRSLLAVLVGPVLGLTALPFLEGFWPIVALTALVSTMLGSGAITQSYLADAIPADIRGTGLGVVRTTAASLGALGPVGFGLLADRGYFDAAYLALAGLMALIVALTTRLPRSS; this comes from the coding sequence ATGAATCCGATCCGGTCGATTCGACGGTCCGTGGGCGCGTTGCGCGGCGAGGGACGCGGCCGGGTTCTGGTCGCGATCGCGTCGGGCTGGGGACTGCTCGTCGGGACGCGAATGACCTATCCGGTCTTGCTGCCGTACTTCCGGGAGACCTATGGCTTCTCGCTGTCGGTCGCGGGGTTGCTGGTGACGATCCTGTGGCTCGGCTCGGCCATCGGACAGCTCCCGGGGGGAATCCTGGCCGACCGTTACAGCGAGCGGCGCGTCCTGACCGCCGGGCTCGGGGTCGTCGCGGTCGCGCTGACTGGCGTCGTTCTGGCTCCCGGCCCGGTCGTCGTCTTTCTGGCGACCGGACTCGTCGGGATCGGCCTCTCGCTGTATCCCATCGCCCGGATCACCGTGCTGTCGTCGATCTACGCCGACTCGGTCGGGAGCGCGCTGGGCGTGACGATGGCGACCGGCGACGTCGGCCAGACGGTCCTGCCACCCGCGATCGGCGTCGTCGCCGCCGCGATCGCCTGGCAACTCGGATTAGGGCTGCTCGTCCCGATCTTTCTCGTCCTCGCGGCGGTCGTCTGGGTCGTCGTCCCAAACGGGGGGACCGGATCGGAGCGCGAGGCGCTCTCGGCCGAGCTCGCCCGGGACGTCTTCGGAGTACTGCGCACCCGGACGATGGGACTCGTTACGGTCGTGCTCTTCTTTTACATCCTGGTCTGGCAGTCGTTCACCGGCTTCTACCCGACGTATCTCGTCGAGATGAAGGGGCTATCCGAGAGCGTGGCCAGCGCGGTCTTCGCGCTGTTTTTCGGCTTCGGCGTCGTCGTGAAGCCGATCGCCGGGACCGCTTACGACCGCTTCGGGATGCGTCGATCGCTGCTTGCCGTGCTGGTCGGACCGGTGCTCGGACTGACCGCGCTCCCCTTCCTGGAGGGGTTCTGGCCGATCGTCGCGCTCACGGCGCTGGTCAGTACGATGCTGGGCTCCGGGGCGATCACCCAGTCGTATCTCGCTGACGCGATCCCGGCCGATATTAGGGGAACGGGACTGGGCGTCGTCCGGACAACGGCGGCGTCGCTTGGCGCGCTCGGCCCGGTCGGGTTCGGACTGCTCGCCGATCGCGGGTACTTTGACGCCGCGTATCTCGCCCTCGCGGGACTGATGGCGCTGATCGTCGCGCTCACGACGCGACTGCCGCGGTCGTCCTGA
- a CDS encoding GtrA family protein, with protein sequence MFSIPLRDRLRSLAAADRLAQFVAVGTIGASVDMSLLVVFHSVVGLPLVISKLTGAEISFLVMFVINERWTFESFGKTSLRARLRRLATSNGVRLGGLATATTVLVVLTETVDLWYPLANAVGIGVGFFVNYSFESLLTWRVHRR encoded by the coding sequence ATGTTCTCGATCCCGCTCCGTGACCGACTCCGCAGTCTGGCCGCGGCCGATCGGCTCGCGCAGTTCGTCGCGGTCGGGACGATCGGCGCGAGCGTGGACATGTCCCTGCTCGTCGTCTTCCACAGCGTCGTCGGCCTGCCACTGGTCATCTCGAAACTGACCGGGGCCGAAATCTCGTTTCTCGTGATGTTCGTGATCAACGAACGCTGGACGTTCGAGTCGTTCGGCAAGACGTCACTGCGCGCTCGACTGCGCCGGCTCGCCACGTCCAACGGCGTCCGGCTGGGCGGGCTCGCGACCGCGACGACCGTGCTGGTCGTGCTCACCGAAACCGTCGACCTCTGGTATCCGCTGGCCAACGCCGTCGGGATCGGCGTCGGCTTCTTCGTCAACTACTCCTTCGAGAGCCTGCTCACCTGGCGCGTCCATCGCAGGTGA
- the cofC gene encoding 2-phospho-L-lactate guanylyltransferase: MHVVVPFDAREPKTRLSPVLEPDERREFARVMLQSVCSTVEATGHEPTVLATADPDIEWPVRVDDRSLSDAVNAMLAERADPVAVVMADLALSTPAALERVFAADGEVVLVAGRGGGTNVALARHPDFRVDYHGVSIRDHRERAAAVGVEPEFVDSFRLATDVDEPADLAEVLLHGQGEPTAWLRDHAVEVAVADGRVTVQRDE, from the coding sequence ATGCACGTCGTCGTCCCGTTCGACGCTCGCGAGCCGAAAACCCGTCTGTCCCCCGTCCTCGAGCCCGACGAGCGCCGCGAGTTCGCACGGGTGATGCTCCAGAGCGTCTGCTCGACCGTCGAGGCGACGGGTCACGAGCCGACGGTCCTGGCGACGGCCGATCCCGACATCGAGTGGCCCGTCCGCGTCGACGACCGGTCGCTGAGCGACGCCGTCAACGCGATGCTGGCCGAGCGTGCCGACCCCGTTGCGGTCGTCATGGCGGATCTAGCGCTTTCAACGCCCGCCGCGCTGGAGCGAGTCTTCGCGGCCGACGGCGAGGTCGTCCTCGTGGCGGGCCGCGGCGGCGGCACCAACGTCGCGCTGGCGCGCCACCCCGACTTTCGGGTGGACTACCACGGCGTTTCGATCCGCGATCACCGCGAGCGAGCCGCCGCAGTCGGGGTCGAGCCCGAGTTCGTCGATTCGTTCCGGCTCGCGACCGACGTCGACGAACCGGCTGACCTGGCCGAGGTGTTGCTGCACGGCCAGGGGGAACCGACCGCATGGCTCCGCGATCACGCCGTCGAAGTGGCCGTCGCCGACGGGCGAGTGACCGTACAACGAGACGAATGA
- a CDS encoding tubulin/FtsZ family protein: MKLAMIGFGQAGGKIVEKFLEYDDRTGSGIVRSAVAVNTAKADLLGLERVPEENRVLIGQTRVKGHGVGADNELGAEIAEEDIDEVQSVIDNIPVHEVDAFLIIAGLGGGTGSGGSPVLAKHLKRIYTEPVYGLGILPSSDEGGIYTLNAARSFQTFVREVDNLLVFDNDAWRKTGESMESGYEEINDEIVKRFGILFGAGEVGAQGEVAESVVDSSEIVNTLDSGGVSTVGYAAEEVTDDSGGGLLSRFKSDGTSDSMDAANTTNRITSLVRKAALGRLTLPCEIDGAERALLVLSGPPTELNRKGIERGRKWLEEQTGSMEVRGGDYPVSDSSYVASVILLSGVHNVPRIKELQQVAIEAQENIDEIRAESEENLEQLVEDDEDELDPLF, from the coding sequence ATGAAGCTCGCGATGATCGGCTTCGGGCAGGCCGGCGGGAAGATCGTCGAGAAGTTCCTAGAGTACGACGATCGGACGGGCAGCGGGATCGTCCGCTCGGCCGTGGCAGTCAACACGGCGAAAGCCGACCTGCTCGGGCTCGAACGCGTTCCGGAGGAAAACAGGGTATTGATCGGCCAGACGCGCGTGAAAGGTCACGGCGTCGGCGCGGACAACGAGCTCGGCGCGGAGATCGCCGAAGAGGACATCGACGAGGTTCAGAGCGTCATCGACAACATCCCGGTCCACGAGGTCGACGCGTTCCTCATCATCGCCGGACTCGGCGGCGGGACCGGATCGGGCGGCTCGCCGGTCCTGGCGAAACACCTCAAGCGGATCTACACCGAGCCGGTGTACGGACTGGGTATCCTGCCCTCCAGCGACGAGGGCGGGATCTACACGCTCAACGCCGCACGGTCCTTCCAGACGTTCGTCCGAGAGGTGGACAACCTGCTGGTGTTCGACAACGACGCCTGGCGCAAGACCGGCGAATCGATGGAGTCCGGCTACGAGGAGATCAACGACGAGATCGTCAAGCGGTTCGGAATTCTCTTCGGCGCGGGCGAGGTCGGCGCCCAGGGCGAGGTCGCGGAGAGCGTCGTCGACTCCAGCGAGATCGTCAACACGCTCGACTCCGGCGGCGTCTCGACGGTCGGGTACGCCGCCGAGGAAGTGACCGACGATTCCGGCGGCGGGCTGCTCTCGCGGTTCAAAAGCGACGGCACAAGCGACAGCATGGACGCGGCCAACACGACAAACAGGATCACGTCGCTGGTCCGGAAAGCCGCGCTCGGTCGACTGACGCTACCCTGTGAGATCGACGGGGCCGAGCGTGCGCTACTCGTGTTATCGGGACCCCCAACCGAACTCAACCGGAAGGGCATCGAGCGGGGACGCAAGTGGCTCGAAGAGCAGACCGGCAGCATGGAGGTCCGGGGCGGCGACTATCCCGTCTCCGATTCCTCGTACGTGGCGAGCGTCATCTTGCTGTCGGGCGTCCACAACGTGCCGCGCATCAAGGAACTCCAGCAGGTGGCCATCGAGGCCCAGGAGAACATCGACGAGATCCGCGCGGAAAGCGAAGAAAACTTAGAGCAATTGGTCGAAGACGATGAAGATGAACTCGATCCCCTCTTCTAA
- a CDS encoding complex I NDUFA9 subunit family protein, with protein sequence MRVLVTGGDGFVGRHLCAELADRDHDVVSLSRDPDPSVLPDGVETVRGDVTDPDSFGDAFEGVDVVINLVALSPLFTPSGGDKMHEKVHLGGTENVVAAAEGAGVDRIVQMSALGADPNGPTHYIRAKGKAEAVVRGSDLEWTIVRPSVIFGEGGEFVSFTKRLKGLFAPGVPIYPLPGGGTRTRFQPIWIGDLVPMLVDAAVEAAHAGETYELGGPEVLTLREITELVYESEGRSIKIVSLPMGLAGVGLKTLGSVPGFPMGADQYRSLQFDNTTDDNDLEAFGVDPEALTPLAAYLGLD encoded by the coding sequence ATGCGCGTCCTCGTGACCGGCGGTGACGGCTTCGTCGGCCGTCACCTGTGTGCCGAACTGGCCGATCGTGACCACGACGTGGTAAGCCTCTCCCGGGATCCGGACCCGTCGGTGTTACCCGACGGCGTCGAAACTGTTCGGGGCGACGTGACTGACCCCGACTCCTTCGGCGACGCGTTCGAGGGAGTCGACGTCGTTATCAACCTCGTGGCGCTGTCCCCGCTTTTCACGCCCAGCGGCGGCGACAAGATGCATGAGAAGGTCCACCTCGGCGGCACCGAGAACGTCGTCGCGGCCGCCGAAGGGGCGGGCGTCGATCGGATCGTCCAGATGAGCGCGCTCGGTGCCGATCCGAACGGACCGACACACTACATCCGGGCGAAAGGGAAGGCCGAAGCGGTAGTCCGGGGATCCGACCTGGAGTGGACGATCGTCCGACCGTCGGTCATCTTCGGCGAGGGCGGGGAGTTCGTCAGCTTCACCAAGCGCCTGAAGGGGCTGTTCGCGCCGGGCGTGCCGATCTATCCGCTCCCCGGCGGTGGGACGCGCACGCGGTTCCAGCCGATCTGGATCGGCGATCTGGTTCCGATGCTCGTCGACGCGGCCGTCGAAGCCGCCCACGCGGGCGAGACCTACGAACTCGGCGGCCCGGAGGTACTGACGCTCCGAGAGATCACGGAACTAGTCTACGAGAGCGAGGGCCGCTCGATCAAGATCGTGAGCCTCCCGATGGGGCTTGCCGGCGTCGGTCTGAAGACGCTCGGCTCCGTCCCCGGGTTCCCGATGGGAGCCGACCAGTACCGGTCGCTGCAGTTCGACAACACGACCGACGACAACGATCTCGAGGCGTTCGGCGTCGACCCCGAAGCGCTGACCCCGCTCGCGGCGTATCTCGGGCTCGACTGA
- a CDS encoding low molecular weight phosphatase family protein, translating to MTDNVKLGFVCVQNAGRSQMSAAFARRERDRRGLNGDIEILTGGTDPAEEVHPEVVEAMAELDIDISDRKPRAVSTDELNDCDVVATMGCSTLELDADVDVRDWALEDPHGKDVETVREIREEIEGRVTELFEEFVGA from the coding sequence GTGACCGATAATGTCAAACTCGGTTTCGTCTGCGTCCAGAACGCGGGCCGAAGCCAGATGTCAGCCGCGTTCGCGCGCCGAGAACGGGACCGACGGGGACTGAACGGGGACATCGAAATACTCACCGGCGGGACCGACCCTGCTGAGGAGGTCCATCCGGAAGTCGTCGAAGCGATGGCGGAACTCGATATCGATATCTCCGACCGAAAGCCTCGGGCGGTCTCGACGGACGAACTGAACGACTGTGACGTCGTCGCCACCATGGGCTGTTCGACGCTCGAACTCGACGCCGACGTCGACGTCCGCGACTGGGCACTGGAGGACCCCCACGGCAAGGACGTCGAGACCGTCCGGGAGATCCGCGAGGAGATCGAGGGTCGCGTCACCGAGCTTTTCGAAGAGTTCGTCGGGGCGTAG
- a CDS encoding ArsR/SmtB family transcription factor, translating to MATHDRLRRYMEDDLGSCQDDEFEQRVEQLEALDAAVGDSIDTDVEILSALANETRYKIVRLLEAAEGELCVCEFAPLLDVSDGAISHALSKLTDAGLVTRRKEGKWRKYRTTRRATALLIALDGARESDR from the coding sequence ATGGCCACTCACGATCGGCTCCGGCGGTACATGGAGGACGATCTCGGGAGCTGTCAGGACGACGAGTTCGAGCAGCGGGTCGAACAGCTCGAGGCGCTCGATGCGGCGGTCGGAGACTCGATCGATACGGACGTCGAGATCCTTTCGGCGCTCGCCAACGAGACGCGGTACAAGATCGTCCGACTGCTGGAGGCAGCAGAGGGGGAACTGTGCGTCTGTGAGTTCGCACCGCTGCTCGACGTCAGCGACGGGGCGATCAGCCACGCGCTGTCGAAACTCACTGACGCCGGACTGGTGACCCGCCGCAAAGAGGGCAAGTGGCGCAAGTACCGGACCACGAGGCGGGCGACCGCGCTCCTGATCGCGCTCGACGGCGCTCGCGAGAGCGATCGGTAG
- the arsD gene encoding arsenite efflux transporter metallochaperone ArsD has protein sequence MIEVTVFEEAMCCTTGVCGPDPDEELVRFTRTVDRLEEEYEAVEVRRASLAHDTDAFLNHQAIYDTVQENGPEVLPITTVDDEVIAEGEYLDYDRIESAVSQRVAQEA, from the coding sequence ATGATCGAGGTAACTGTCTTCGAGGAAGCGATGTGTTGTACGACCGGGGTGTGCGGTCCGGATCCCGACGAGGAACTGGTCCGGTTCACAAGAACCGTCGACCGGCTCGAGGAGGAGTACGAGGCGGTCGAAGTGCGACGGGCCAGTCTGGCTCACGACACCGACGCGTTCCTGAACCACCAGGCGATCTACGACACGGTCCAGGAGAACGGGCCGGAAGTGCTCCCGATCACTACCGTCGACGACGAGGTAATCGCGGAGGGAGAGTATCTCGACTACGACCGGATCGAGAGCGCGGTCTCACAGCGCGTCGCACAGGAGGCCTGA
- the arsA gene encoding arsenical pump-driving ATPase → MGSTAPRQLVEPSGGETEFVFFSGKGGVGKSTVSCATAQWLAEEGYDTLLVTTDPAPNLGDIFDQPIGHSVTAIDGVENLSAMEIDPDQAAEEYRQETLEPMEALLDEEQLKTVEEQLDSPCVEEIAAFDKFVDFMDEPEHDVIVFDTAPTGHTIRLMELPSGWNAELEEGGATCIGPAASMEDQKAQYENAMETLEGDRSSFVFVGKPEESSIEEIERSAGELGELGIETDLLVVNGHLPEAVCEDPFFESKRADEQEVIEYVREEFDDRPVATYPLRPGEITGSELLADVAAALYEGAEPEIDVESSAKADASSLDTTTDTEAVMEQLRPQEDTRYLFFTGKGGVGKSTIAATAATALAGDGQETLIVTTDPAAHLKDVFGAEVGHEPTPITDGLDAARIDQEKALEEYKARTLSQVEQSYEGEDIEEAKAQVMEELESPCAEEMAALEKFVDYFEVEGYDTVVFDTAPTGHTLRLLELPSDWKGFMDLGSLTKEASESGERYDRVIETMRDPEQSSFVFVMYPEYTPMMEAWRAAEDLRDQVGIETSMVAVNYLLPEEYGDNAFFESRRRQQAEYLERIEDRFEVPMLLAPLRQEEPTGLDDLRSFGAEMLDRPEAKPRMEIQ, encoded by the coding sequence ATGGGGTCGACTGCACCCCGGCAACTGGTCGAGCCGTCCGGCGGGGAGACGGAGTTCGTCTTCTTCAGCGGCAAGGGCGGCGTCGGCAAGAGCACGGTCAGTTGCGCGACCGCACAGTGGCTTGCCGAGGAGGGCTACGACACCCTGTTGGTGACGACCGATCCCGCGCCGAACCTCGGGGACATCTTCGATCAGCCGATCGGGCACAGCGTGACGGCCATCGACGGCGTCGAGAACCTCTCGGCGATGGAAATCGACCCCGATCAGGCCGCCGAGGAGTACCGCCAGGAGACCCTCGAACCGATGGAAGCGCTGCTGGACGAGGAGCAACTGAAGACAGTCGAGGAGCAACTCGACAGCCCTTGCGTCGAGGAGATTGCTGCTTTCGACAAGTTCGTCGACTTCATGGACGAGCCCGAGCACGACGTGATCGTCTTCGACACTGCGCCGACGGGCCACACCATCCGGCTGATGGAGCTACCCAGCGGCTGGAACGCGGAACTCGAAGAAGGCGGTGCGACCTGTATCGGCCCCGCGGCATCGATGGAAGACCAGAAGGCACAGTACGAGAACGCCATGGAGACCCTCGAAGGCGATCGGAGCTCGTTCGTGTTCGTCGGCAAGCCCGAGGAGTCATCGATCGAGGAGATCGAGCGAAGCGCCGGCGAACTCGGGGAACTCGGAATAGAAACGGACCTGCTGGTCGTCAACGGACATCTCCCCGAGGCGGTCTGTGAGGACCCGTTCTTCGAGAGCAAGCGCGCGGACGAACAGGAAGTTATCGAGTACGTCCGCGAGGAATTCGACGATCGGCCGGTCGCGACTTATCCGCTCCGGCCAGGCGAGATTACAGGGTCAGAGTTGCTCGCCGACGTCGCGGCGGCGCTGTACGAGGGCGCCGAACCCGAGATCGATGTCGAGTCGTCGGCCAAAGCCGACGCCAGCAGCCTCGATACGACGACCGACACCGAGGCCGTCATGGAGCAACTCCGCCCCCAGGAGGACACTCGATATCTGTTCTTCACAGGCAAGGGCGGCGTCGGCAAGAGCACGATTGCGGCGACGGCGGCGACCGCACTGGCCGGCGACGGCCAGGAGACGCTGATCGTGACGACCGACCCGGCGGCTCACCTCAAGGACGTTTTCGGGGCCGAAGTCGGTCACGAGCCGACGCCGATCACCGACGGACTCGACGCGGCCCGGATCGACCAGGAAAAAGCACTCGAGGAGTACAAGGCACGCACCCTCTCGCAGGTCGAGCAGTCCTACGAGGGCGAGGATATCGAGGAAGCTAAAGCGCAGGTCATGGAAGAACTCGAGTCGCCCTGTGCCGAGGAGATGGCCGCCTTAGAGAAGTTCGTCGACTACTTCGAAGTCGAGGGCTACGACACCGTCGTCTTCGACACCGCGCCGACGGGCCATACGCTTCGGCTGCTGGAACTGCCCTCCGACTGGAAGGGTTTCATGGACCTCGGATCGCTGACAAAGGAGGCTTCCGAGTCGGGCGAGCGATACGATCGGGTCATCGAGACGATGCGCGATCCCGAGCAGAGTTCGTTCGTGTTCGTGATGTACCCCGAGTACACGCCGATGATGGAGGCTTGGCGGGCCGCCGAGGACCTCCGGGATCAAGTCGGGATCGAGACCTCGATGGTCGCGGTCAACTACCTGTTGCCCGAGGAGTACGGCGACAACGCCTTCTTCGAGAGCCGCCGCCGCCAGCAGGCGGAGTATCTCGAACGGATCGAGGATCGCTTCGAGGTGCCGATGTTACTCGCGCCGCTCCGCCAGGAGGAACCGACCGGTCTCGACGATCTACGATCGTTCGGGGCCGAGATGCTCGACCGACCAGAAGCGAAACCACGGATGGAGATACAATGA
- the hcsL gene encoding halo-CC-star protein HcsL, whose translation MSEQQTVDVNDALREFVDAIKDCEQYRTFREAHERLDEDDDAQQLLQTYQEKQIQLQRGGHDQEVMAELRDVKREMDDNETINEYMQAEKTLIELLDQTNDVISERIDEEFARSTGGGCC comes from the coding sequence ATGAGTGAACAACAGACTGTCGACGTGAACGACGCACTGCGCGAGTTCGTCGACGCGATCAAAGACTGCGAACAGTACCGGACGTTCCGCGAGGCACACGAACGCCTCGACGAGGACGACGATGCCCAGCAACTCCTGCAGACCTACCAGGAAAAACAGATCCAGCTACAGCGCGGTGGACACGACCAGGAGGTGATGGCCGAACTCCGTGACGTCAAACGCGAGATGGACGACAACGAGACGATCAACGAATATATGCAGGCCGAGAAAACGCTGATCGAGTTGCTGGATCAGACCAACGACGTCATCAGCGAGCGGATCGACGAGGAGTTCGCCCGCTCGACTGGTGGGGGGTGTTGCTGA
- the hcsS gene encoding halo-CC-star protein HcsS: MSTTESEVIEAAEALGDALAAEKEEIDRTEFFGLVSRCNQAIEQEIGIDYGSVCGDDGCC, encoded by the coding sequence ATGAGCACCACCGAATCGGAGGTCATCGAGGCCGCCGAGGCCCTTGGCGACGCGCTGGCCGCGGAAAAAGAAGAGATCGACCGCACGGAGTTCTTCGGGCTCGTCTCGCGGTGCAACCAGGCGATCGAGCAGGAGATCGGCATCGATTACGGATCGGTGTGTGGCGACGACGGGTGTTGCTGA
- a CDS encoding M20 family metallopeptidase, translated as MTAALLSFDTQNPPGETQTAIEWLRERVARLNVETEWVASDPEKPNLVVTLPGQSDRTLLYAGHLDTVPFDREAWSVDPLGEVRDGRLYGRGATDMKGTVAVMLETLETFATADERPPITLQFAFVSDEETGGEAGIDAVLETDAIDAEAAVVGETTCVGDNYSIAVADKGWIWLTLEASGRAAHGSRPMNGENAIDYLYSVIDSCRESVSSLELEYGEAVERIVAESHEYYGSCPCGAGTHVEELFAHPTVNLGQLDGGNTVNSVPQTATAELDVRVTPGASTEDVLEHIRSCIDAREHVSIREVSWTEGTYVDPSAPIVEAVTDAAEGVLPERPLGRCATGGSDAKKLREAGVPAVECAVGSDTAHGVDEYVTVEDLERTAAWYERIPSVFAGWAV; from the coding sequence ATGACAGCGGCGCTACTGTCTTTTGACACCCAAAACCCGCCGGGCGAGACGCAGACAGCCATAGAGTGGCTCCGCGAGCGCGTCGCCCGGCTGAACGTCGAGACGGAGTGGGTCGCATCCGACCCAGAGAAGCCGAACCTCGTCGTGACGCTGCCCGGCCAGTCCGACCGGACGTTGCTGTACGCAGGGCATCTCGACACGGTCCCGTTCGATCGCGAGGCGTGGTCGGTCGATCCGCTCGGCGAGGTCCGCGACGGCCGTCTCTACGGCCGCGGCGCGACCGACATGAAGGGGACAGTCGCGGTGATGCTTGAGACGCTGGAGACGTTCGCGACGGCCGACGAACGGCCGCCGATCACGCTGCAGTTCGCGTTCGTCAGCGACGAGGAGACGGGCGGCGAGGCCGGCATCGACGCCGTCCTGGAGACCGACGCGATCGACGCGGAGGCGGCCGTCGTCGGCGAGACGACCTGCGTGGGCGACAACTACTCCATCGCCGTCGCGGACAAGGGCTGGATCTGGCTCACGCTGGAGGCGAGCGGCCGGGCCGCCCACGGCTCGCGACCGATGAACGGCGAGAACGCCATCGACTACCTCTACTCGGTGATCGACTCCTGCCGGGAGTCGGTCTCCTCGCTGGAGTTGGAGTACGGCGAGGCGGTCGAACGGATCGTCGCGGAGTCCCACGAGTATTACGGTTCCTGTCCCTGCGGCGCGGGGACCCACGTCGAAGAGTTGTTCGCACATCCGACGGTCAACCTCGGGCAACTGGACGGCGGCAACACCGTCAACAGCGTGCCACAGACCGCAACGGCCGAACTCGACGTTCGGGTGACGCCCGGCGCATCCACCGAGGACGTGCTCGAGCACATCCGGTCGTGTATCGACGCCCGCGAGCACGTCTCGATCCGGGAGGTATCCTGGACGGAAGGGACGTACGTCGACCCATCGGCACCGATCGTCGAGGCCGTCACCGACGCCGCCGAGGGCGTGCTACCCGAGCGGCCGCTGGGCCGGTGTGCGACCGGGGGTAGCGACGCCAAGAAACTCCGCGAAGCGGGCGTCCCGGCCGTCGAGTGTGCCGTCGGCAGCGATACCGCACACGGCGTCGACGAATACGTGACAGTCGAGGACCTCGAACGGACGGCTGCGTGGTACGAGCGGATCCCGTCGGTGTTTGCAGGATGGGCCGTTTGA
- a CDS encoding sensor histidine kinase, producing the protein MELLTQWIGHEIERERHHRALDAQNERLTEFAGVLAHDLRNTLTGARGYTELAAESVSDPEADYLQTALDSLDRMETLITETLTLAKEGVDIGERESVQLSSVTQMAWETVSPSAATLEISNDRTVQADRSRLRQLFENLFRNVKEHCDADVHVTVAGTPDGFAVEDTGPGLPEEIVESLFGGAYGTGRRGLGLLIVERVASGHGWNGSVESDESGTRFEFSGVGVVTEPLHVVD; encoded by the coding sequence GTGGAGTTGCTCACCCAGTGGATCGGCCACGAGATCGAACGTGAGCGCCACCATCGCGCGCTCGATGCGCAGAACGAACGACTCACTGAGTTCGCCGGCGTGCTCGCACACGACCTTCGAAACACGCTGACGGGGGCCCGGGGATACACGGAATTGGCTGCCGAATCGGTCTCGGACCCCGAAGCGGACTACCTCCAGACGGCGCTTGACTCACTCGACCGGATGGAGACGCTGATCACCGAGACGCTCACGCTGGCCAAAGAGGGCGTGGACATCGGGGAACGAGAGTCGGTGCAACTGTCATCGGTCACTCAGATGGCGTGGGAGACCGTGTCACCGTCGGCAGCGACCCTCGAAATCAGCAACGATCGGACTGTCCAAGCCGACAGATCCCGACTCCGCCAGCTGTTCGAAAACCTCTTTCGCAACGTCAAGGAACACTGCGATGCGGACGTGCATGTCACCGTCGCGGGGACTCCAGATGGGTTTGCCGTCGAAGACACGGGTCCTGGCCTCCCCGAGGAGATTGTCGAGTCGCTGTTCGGCGGTGCGTATGGAACGGGACGCCGCGGACTCGGCCTGTTGATCGTCGAACGGGTCGCTTCCGGCCACGGTTGGAACGGCAGTGTCGAATCCGACGAGAGCGGAACCCGATTCGAATTCTCCGGGGTCGGGGTCGTCACGGAGCCGCTACACGTGGTCGACTGA
- a CDS encoding GAF domain-containing protein, which translates to MTDAEVRDYFQDLYRLGSDTSAPLEGKIEQAITIGRDRLDVDYGILSYTGSGDYEVIDSTIESGQYAAGSTHDLETTWCRDVVSDDETLAISDASDSPYSDDIARDVTGLQCYIGASIVVDGDTYGTLCFSGDEPRSSAFGTEKTVRGVAHPVDRPRDRT; encoded by the coding sequence ATGACAGACGCGGAGGTGCGGGATTACTTTCAGGATCTCTATCGATTGGGGAGTGACACGTCGGCACCACTCGAGGGGAAAATCGAGCAGGCGATTACGATCGGACGGGACCGTCTCGACGTCGATTACGGAATCCTCTCCTACACTGGTAGCGGCGATTACGAGGTGATCGACTCGACGATAGAGAGCGGCCAGTACGCTGCCGGCTCGACACACGACCTCGAGACGACGTGGTGTCGGGACGTCGTCAGTGACGACGAGACGCTCGCGATCTCCGATGCGAGTGACTCGCCATACAGCGACGACATCGCACGAGACGTGACCGGTCTCCAGTGTTACATCGGCGCGTCGATCGTGGTCGATGGCGATACCTACGGGACGCTGTGTTTCTCGGGTGACGAGCCGCGGTCGTCCGCGTTCGGGACCGAAAAAACAGTTCGTGGAGTTGCTCACCCAGTGGATCGGCCACGAGATCGAACGTGA